The following are encoded in a window of Rosa chinensis cultivar Old Blush chromosome 4, RchiOBHm-V2, whole genome shotgun sequence genomic DNA:
- the LOC112199761 gene encoding uncharacterized protein LOC112199761: MECKNKVSKKKECDGKFVFNSNKKDELSKLSEHEKKQVADHGVEGQLAGEKVVQGVETSAKFALGSVDHIVALGTVMEHNDPSQVCHGYPLGDNNLRVSVSVAIEENALVPFPVGDEIRTVRQAMGSWVPWPKELVIMSPVKKPERKRKKKVVQEDELSEDEFSLQSLAASLPNSLSMLCMWGEVGFKDRKAITIQIEAEVFGRARKTFILRQDVHRIATMNELTGNCIVIYQRYLYDVLSQYKMLDMVAFVDPAMIGAIGCGKGQERSQHIKERLVSAKPGHIFMLPYNSE, translated from the exons ATGGAATGTAAAAACAAAGTTTCAAAGAAGAAGGAGTGTGATGGAAAATTTGTTTTCAACTCCAATAAAAAGGATGAGCTAAGCAAGTTGAGTGAGCATGAAAAGAAACAAGTGGCTGACCATGGAGTTGAGGGACAATTAGCTGGAGAGAAAGTG gTACAAGGAGTTGAGACTAGTGCCAAGTTCGCATTAGGTTCAGTTGATCATATTGTAGCTCTTGGCACTGTGATGGAACACAATGACCCCTCCCAAGTTTGTCATGGTTATCCACTAGGGGATAATAATTTGCGTGTTTCAGTCTCTGTTGCAATTGAGGAGAACGCCTTAGTTCCGTTTCCTGTGGGTGATGAAATACGAACTGTTAGGCAGGCCATGGGGAGTTGGGTACCATGGCCGAAAGAGCTTGTCATAATGTCACCTGTGAAG AAAcctgagaggaagagaaaaaagaaagtggtACAGGAAGACGAACTCTCTGAGGATGAGTTTAGCCTACAATCATTGGCAGCTTCCTTACCAAATTCATTGAGCATGTTGTGCATGTGGGGTGAGGTCGGATTCAAAGATAGGAAGGCTATCACCATTCAAATTGAGGCTGAAGTGTTTGGCCGTGCACGGAAAACATTTATACTACGGCAAGATGTGCACAGAATTGCAACCATGAACGAATTAACTGGGAACTGCATAGTGATATAccagag GTACCTCTATGATGTCCTGAGTCAATATAAAATGTTggatatggttgcttttgttgaCCCTGCGATGATTGGTGCAATTGGGTGTGGGAAAGGTCAAGAAAGGTCCCAACATATAAAGGAGAGGCTGGTATCTGCAAAACCTGGACATATTTTCATGCTGCCGTATAACTCAGAGTAA